In one Solanum lycopersicum chromosome 11, SLM_r2.1 genomic region, the following are encoded:
- the LOC138339671 gene encoding uncharacterized protein, which produces MNRHPGPYNTSPYLTNFWSSAGSSSSQPHIFELKHPFIFDLISGNYDIMLWDAFRSWIRDGLLTKHDKKKHDQVPYKRNLAEILVAIELGVLLIDNKNWFYNLYFKGQLLNDSGSRSRCLYQGRES; this is translated from the exons ATGAATAGACATCCAGGTCCTTATAATACATCTCCGTATCTGACCAATTTTTGGTCATCTGCTG GTAGTTCATCAAGTCAGCCCCACATTTTTGAATTGAAACACCCATTCATATTTGATCTGATCTCTGGCAATTATGATATAATGTTGTGGGATGCGTTTCGATCATGGATCCGAGACGGATTGCTTACAAAGCATGACAAAAA gaAGCATGATCAAGTCCCTTACAAGAGGAATCTAGCTGAAATTCTTGTGGCCATTGAATTAGGCGTTCTCCTAATAGACAATAAGAATTGGTTCTATAATCTGTATTTCAAAGGACAATTATTGAACGATTCG GGCAGTAGGTCACGATGCCTCTATCAAGGCAGAGAGAGTTAA
- the LOC138339338 gene encoding uncharacterized protein — protein MAPFEALYGRRCRSPIGWFDAFEFRRWGTYLLRDSLDKVKLIQDRLLIALCRQNSYVDRKVRDLEFMVGERVLLKVSPMNGVMRFGKNGKLSPRYIVPYEIVERIGEVAYQLALPPCLSGIHPVFHISMIKKYHMGGTHVIQWDSVLLDHNLTFEEVTVYILDRQIRKLRSKEIALVKVQWKHRPVKEDTWETESDIRNKYPHLFECSVTTSSLSVNETYWIRFRVGADLEEQFESEFAVSWSCGELLVLMPPVL, from the exons atggcaccatttgaggctttgtatggtaggagatgtcgatctccaattggttggtttgatgcatttgagtttAGACGGTGGGGTACATATTTGTTGAGGGACTCATTGGACAAGGTCAAattgatccaagatagacttctcataGCTCTGTGTAGGCAAAATAGTTATGTAGATAGGAAGGTTCGTGAtttggagtttatggttggagagagggttctacttaaggtttcacccatgaatggtgtgatgagatttggaaagaatggcaagttgagtccaaggtatattgttCCTTACGAGATTGTGGAGCGTATTGGTGAGGTAGCGtatcagttggctttgccacctTGTTTGTCAGGTAtccatcctgtatttcatatttcgaTGATAAAGAAGTATCATATGGGTGGTACtcatgtgattcaatgggattccGTCTTACTTGATcataatttgacttttgaggagGTCACGGTTTacattttggataggcaaattcgaAAGTTGAGGTCAAAAGAGATTGCTTTAgtgaaggttcaatggaagcatCGTCCGGTTAAGGAGGATACATGGGAGACCGAGTCAGATATAAGGAataaatatcctcatctttttgagtgTTCAG TCACAACTTCTTCTTTGTcagtcaatgagacatactgg ATTCGATTTCGAGTAGGAGCAGATCTGGAGGAGCAGTTTGAGTCTGAGTTTGCagtgtcttggagttgtggtgagctgcttgtaCTTATGCCACCAGTTCtttga